Proteins encoded within one genomic window of Scheffersomyces stipitis CBS 6054 chromosome 3, complete sequence:
- a CDS encoding predicted protein has product DTVKCPICNYNITYYAIDDRTRHVDLCLQRLSLESNPSKTQESLPKRRKKAEPAILKEKLRYVNDITSGDVSSNVEVERKPATESIEILDATVATPKVKQIKPPTKIINSKQRNPIPTLKTLSFPVDSCSSYEVSVDAFCYAPHATIDQYFLTHFHSDHYGGISKKWSYERVFKEDTDFDNDSKYRRIIYCTKITGVLLTRCFSVDPRFIKHLEMETRYIIKSFVDMTQGTSYLQDGGFPSQKCDPGLYVTPITANHCPGSAIFLFESYGVDGSYRTILHCGDFRVNESILKHPLLYRFNIENENSIPLDKVYLDTTYMAPEYNFPKQELVCETIGELFYDLIYQENVDETLSSNSLFSNWFGVFTQSRITDFWKTGSSQSMSKKKKFLILVGTYLIGKERLAIAISKRLNCPIYVSTISSRRDKIEIVRSYEDEYLNSVLIEDDLALQSKAECVVHLVPMKIVSSATELSNYFNYNKYYEHFERCVGLRPTGWSFVPGSRGIDASVADEELEGELTIDNINPDSNHLSQLLSLMTLKPQYSYMRDILPQAPLPRAVRKQKAAPDKSLYRIYSLPYSEHSSFRELAYFSIFFNIKQIIPTVNVHNSESIRLMKGIIDTWEQARELKLN; this is encoded by the coding sequence GATACAGTCAAATGTCCAATTTGCAATTACAATATCACGTACTATGCCATTGATGACAGAACTAGACACGTCGATTTGTGTCTTCAGAGATTAAGTCTTGAAAGCAATCCATCAAAGACTCAAGAATCATTGCCTAAAAGACGTAAGAAAGCAGAGCCGGCCATATTGAAAGAGAAACTCCGTTATGTGAACGATATTACTTCTGGGGATGTATCTTCAAATGTAGAAGTGGAGCGAAAACCAGCCACCGAAAGTATAGAGATCTTGGATGCAACTGTAGCAACTCCCAAAGTAAAACAAATAAAGCCTCCTACAAAGATCATTAACTCGAAGCAGAGGAATCCAATACCGACACTCAAAACATTGTCTTTTCCAGTAGACTCTTGCAGCAGCTACGAAGTGTCAGTCGATGCATTTTGTTACGCTCCACATGCTACCATAGACCAGTATTTCTTGACGCATTTTCATTCGGATCACTACGGTGGGATATCCAAGAAGTGGAGTTACGAAAGAGTATTTAAAGAAGACACAGACTTCGACAATGATTCCAAGTATAGAAGAATCATCTATTGCACCAAGATCACTGGTGTCTTATTGACGCGTTGTTTCAGCGTGGATCCTCGTTTCATAAAGCATTTGGAAATGGAGACAAGGTACATAATAAAATCGTTCGTAGACATGACTCAAGGTACATcatatcttcaagatggtgGATTCCCATCACAGAAGTGCGACCCTGGTCTATATGTAACTCCTATAACTGCCAACCATTGTCCTGGATCGGCcatttttctctttgagTCCTACGGAGTAGATGGAAGCTATCGAACAATACTTCATTGTGGAGATTTTCGTGTCAATGAAAGCATCTTGAAGCATCCCTTATTGTACAgattcaatattgaaaatgagaacTCGATACCGTTAGACAAGGTCTACTTAGATACAACCTACATGGCTCCAGAATACAACTTTCCTAAACAAGAATTGGTTTGTGAGACTATCGGCGAGTTATTCTACGATCTCATCTACCAAGAAAACGTCGACGAAACACTATCCTCGAATTCCTTGTTCTCTAATTGGTTTGGTGTATTTACACAATCCAGGATCACTGACTTCTGGAAGACTGGCTCTTCACAGTCTAtgagcaagaagaagaaattttTGATCCTTGTTGGGACGTATCTTATTGGAAAGGAACGCCTTGCAATAGCCATTCTGAAGCGATTGAACTGTCCCATTTATGTTCTGACGATAAGCAGTAGAAGAGATAAAATCGAAATCGTAAGGTCCTACGAAGACGAATATCTTAATTCTGTACTAATAGAAGATGACTTGGCATTGCAAAGTAAAGCTGAATGTGTAGTTCATTTGGTGCCCATGAAAATTGTTTCGTCGGCTACCGAATTATCAAACTACTTCAATTACAACAAATACTATGAGCACTTTGAACGATGTGTAGGATTACGTCCTACGGGTTGGAGCTTTGTTCCTGGAAGTCGGGGAATTGATGCTTCAGTGGCTGATGAAGAGCTCGAAGGAGAGTTAACAATAGACAACATCAATCCAGATTCAAACCACCTTTCACAACTACTTAGCTTGATGACTTTAAAACCTCAGTACTCATACATGAGAGATATTTTGCCCCAAGCTCCATTACCCAGAGCTGTACGCAAACAAAAAGCTGCACCTGATAAATCGTTGTATAGAATCTATTCTTTGCCGTACAGTGAACATTCTTCGTTTCGAGAATTGGcatacttttcaattttcttcaacataAAGCAAATTATCCCCACGGTTAACGTCCATAACTCAGAGTCGATTCGTCTCATGAAGGGCATAATAGACACCTGGGAGCAGGCCCGAGAACTCAAACTAAAC
- a CDS encoding predicted protein produces KSLQAAEKAENNCLVEILGAVKPARSSKSTITSIVRGLYTKNAKLLTILDADIKEVIDNPEFELDTYKGFVNSFILWLDADAMVLFDKYAAFITSKDSYHNFTNLDKVESFAGPLTNCVHYLDFIAATSNLLRNPFVIDKLSTIKEFMERLLNNYRELLESSRLNDIGFANINAFVTPTTPTVTHKPPSRGPPKVSGIFKLEQIVERTKDEPLLLHDKDHKEVPIELVLLDIGGSRGSHGKKYNSLAILQVHSGTKEFSRSLMFPPFRVNEVSVDFKRDTLFLKAINFSHPENTDSVISITGLDSQFLYDWHKKLTAIFPEEAKHSPVGEDSFLITPVNSPTKMAGLGINVLSDSEHKQDIKDREEQQKYHTPQKPKLYIQETSEQSSSPLSQLEKHFRNSIQKSNGTNEIPILPPPPPAFQLRKPSSTSIQSEDSSDSAKTQYDRSLSIIEKTVSSTTLARLVSTKADGDTCPTKVINKRTMESSLDCDAGGRPISSQGEIVDVEGTPVMIKAPTLPNIVTETGRLSLSDKHHSGQQTKFSSVPDLATGRSSNLYQLSTGSEIDISNFGKDYRPSFAESEVSINSKKGSSPSVGSGTPGTQKKPTRKKSLFNLFKKGSKANLNDNSVDSVSTNTNLANKSMDSTSTDQSFNSFSSSILNKKDSDDSVTSSISTNDLMKKDSDATLNSSTKNTIPTAFALPSSTSTYFFKQYKNGSSASLGQHNDSQTNLELLESTEEELFVSDEIKSMINDDHSIEFFITEATPKAMKVSKWKPKYGKWEMITVNENLFARIVTNYHLNKSWIIFFKQDTDANNAEIDKPILLLDIVGGQTSVKLNALDLQISSINSVTSEKMQIMVRCKTSALGNSILTNVNNVMGVLSANAKNNNYGSLQNSELAPSSFTITSSIMDGKCQPSASTTYSSFSSSESRSTTKSAKPISRMKKGGSDYSINSQEAANLNILTNPDNTKLILLNQMPVRLQKQLESYNSISTPSSWKILSMYSLTVYSITESFTNKSYFNLVLKKTDIESKAETEFNWLIRDAEMYKRIERIGKAGLLVKVTNDDIFMIECKGRKELHQLIGIF; encoded by the exons AAGCTGCTCCAAGCCGCTGAGAAGGCGGAGAACAACTGCCTAGTGGAGATTCTCGGAGCTGTTAAGCCGGCCCGCTCCTCCAAGTCTACCATCACCTCCATAGTACGAGGATTGTACACCAAGAACGCAAAGTTGTTAACCATCTTGGACGCAGACATAAAGGAAGTGATAGACAATCCCGAATTCGAACTCGACACCTACAAAGGGTTTGTCAATAGTTTCATTCTCTGGCTTGATGCAGATGCCATGGTGTTGTTTGACAAGTACGCAGCCTTCATAACCAGCAAGGATAGCTACCACAACTTCACGAATTTGGACAAAGTAGAATCATTTGCGGGACCCCTAACTAACTGTGTACATTatcttgatttcattgcTGCCACTTCGAATCTTTTGAGAAATCCGTTTGTTATCGATAAGTTGTCCACAATCAAGGAGTTCATGGAAAGACTTCTTAATAACTACCGAGAGCTTCTCGAGCTGAGCCGTTTGAATGATATCGGTTTTGCCAACATCAATGCCTTCGTGACACCCACAACACCTACAGTAACCCACAAGCCTCCTTCCAGAGGCCCTCCCAAAGTCTCGGGtattttcaagttggaacAAATTGTCGAAAGAACAAAAGATGAGCCTCTTTTGCTTCACGACAAGGATCACAAGGAAGTGCCCATAGAGTTGGTTTTATTGGATATTGGTGGCAGTAGAGGTTCTCATGGTAAGAAGTACAACTCATTGGCTATTCTCCAGGTCCATTCTGGAACAAAGGAGTTCAGTAGATCGTTAATGTTTCCTCCCTTTAGAGTCAACGAGGTATCTGTAGATTTCAAGAGGGATAcgttgttcttgaaagcTATCAATTTCTCTCATCCCGAGAATACAGACTCAGTTATCTCCATAACTGGGTTGGATTCCCAGTTTTTGTATGACTGGCACAAGAAGCTCACAGCCATTTTCCCAGAGGAAGCAAAACATTCGCCAGTAGGGGAGGACTCCTTCTTGATTACTCCTGTAAATAGTCCCACCAAGATGGCAGGATTAGGCATCAATGTTCTTTCTGACTCTGAACACAAACAGGACATTAAGGACAGAGAAGAACAGCAAAAATACCACACTCCACAGAAACCCAAGCTCTACATCCAAGAGACTTCGGAGCAGTCGAGTTCACCATTGTCACAATTGGAAAAACATTTCCGCAACtcgatccagaaactgaatGGAACTAATGAGATACCAATCTTGcctcctccacctccaGCATTCCAGTTGAGAAAACCATCTTCGACTTCGATTCAATCTGAAGACTCTTCCGACTCAGCAAAGACTCAATATGATCGCAGTTTGAGCATCATAGAAAAaactgtttcttcaactacaTTGGCTCGTTTGGTATCGACAAAAGCTGACGGAGACACATGCCCAACCAAGGTTATAAACAAGAGAACAATGGAATCTTCCTTGGACTGTGATGCGGGAGGACGTCCTATTTCTTCTCAGGGCGAAATCGTAGATGTAGAAGGCACACCAGTAATGATTAAGGCTCCTACATTGCCCAATATTGTAACAGAAACTGGTAGATTATCTTTGTCTGACAAACACCATTCTGGACAGCAAACTAAATTTTCATCTGTTCCCGACCTTGCCACTGGCCGTAGTTCAAATTTGTATCAATTGTCGACTGGCtctgaaattgatattTCTAATTTCGGCAAGGACTACCGTCCTTCGTTTGCTGAATCTGAAGTCTCCATAAATTCTAAAAAGGgatcttctccttctgtTGGGTCTGGCACCCCGGGAActcagaagaagccaacaagaaaaaagtCGTTGTTCAACCTTTTCAAAAAGGGATCTAAAGCAAACTTAAACGATAAT TCCGTAGATTCAGTTTCTACAAATACCAACTTGGCAAACAAATCAATGGATTCAACTTCGA CTGATCAATCTTTTAATTCCTTTTCCTCAAGcattttgaacaagaaagactCTGATGATTCGGTTACTTCGAGTATTTCTACTAAcgacttgatgaagaaggacTCGGATGCAACTCttaattcttcaacaaagaatA CAATTCCAACTGCATTTGCATtgccatcttcaacttcaacatacttcttcaaacagTACAAGAACGGTTCAAGTGCAAGCCTCGGTCAACACAACGACTCGCAGACTAACTTGGAACTTCTAGAAAGCACAGAGGAAGAATTGTTTGTGTCtgatgaaatcaagtcCATGATCAACGACGATCACTCAatagaatttttcattacAGAAGCCACGCCCAAGGCGATGAAGGTGTCAAAATGGAAACCTAAGTATGGTAAGTGGGAAATGATCACAGTTAACGAGAATTTGTTTGCAAGAATTGTTACCAACTATCATCTTAACAAGAGTTGGataatattcttcaaacagGATACTGATGCAAACAATGCTGAAATTGATAAGCCAATCTTATTGTTGGACATCGTTGGAGGGCAAACTTCAGTCAAGCTTAATGCTTTGGACTTGCAAATCTCTTCCATTAATTCCGTTACTTCTGAAAAGATGCAAATTATGGTCAGATGCAAGACTTCGGCATTGGGAAACAGCATTCTTACCAACGTCAATAATGTTATGGGGGTTTTGTCAGCAAATGCAAAGAATAATAATTACGGATCCTTACAAAACTCGGAGTTAGCACCATCTTCTTTTACAATAACCTCTTCAATAATGGATGGAAAGTGCCAACCAAGTGCATCCACTACTTATAGCAGTTTCAGTTCGAGTGAATCAAGGTCAACCACTAAATCGGCAAAACCAATTTCgagaatgaagaaaggTGGCTCAGATTATTCAATCAATTCCCAAGAGGCGGCCAATCTCAACATCCTCACTAACCCTGACAacaccaagttgatcttgttgaatcaGATGCCCGTCAGGTTGCAAAAGCAGCTAGAATCTTATAACAGCATCAGCACGCCTTCTTCATGGAAAATTCTTTCCATGTACAGTTTAACTGTATATCTGATAACCGAATCCTTCACCAACAAGTCatatttcaacttggtgtTGAAAAAAACTGATATAGAGAGCAAAGCTGAAACAGAGTTCAACTGGTTGATTCGTGATGCAGAGATGTATAAACGTATCGAACGAATTGGAAAAGCAGGTTTACTTGTCAAAGTCACAAACGATGATATTTTCATGATAGAATGCAAGGGCCGAAAGGAATTACACCAGTTAATAGGCATCTTCTAG
- a CDS encoding predicted protein, translating to FRFYSTKTAPPPPPPSHDKNEKGKRILNKATRAFTFSLSSVIVLAATGVAVLVVYLILSELFLPSGDTRTFNKAVKLVEKSEIAQELLDFKPGHRLKAYGEVPGDRWVRNRPVQSIRTKGQDGKDHHVMKFHVESDAGKHATVILEQIDTSFWSSEFAYIALDKPGSKRVYIVEPRFQPKNYVPHLKDSNGFLGLKWGPKKDN from the coding sequence TTTAGATTCTATTCTACAAAGACTGCaccacctcctccacctcctTCTCACgacaaaaatgaaaaggGCAAGAGAATCCTCAACAAGGCTACCCGAGCCTTTACGTTCTCGTTATCTTCTGTCATTGTTCTTGCTGCTACTGGTGTAGCCGTCTTGGTGGTGtacttgatcttgtcgGAGTTGtttcttccttctggtGACACCAGAACATTCAACAAAGCTGTcaaacttgtagaaaagaGCGAAATTGCCCAAGAGTTGTTAGACTTCAAACCAGGTCACAGATTGAAAGCATATGGTGAAGTCCCTGGCGACAGATGGGTGCGGAATAGACCCGTTCAAAGTATCAGAACCAAGGGCCAAGACGGTAAAGATCATCATGTGATGAAATTCCACGTAGAATCAGATGCTGGAAAGCATGCAACTGTCATTTTGGAACAAATAGATACTTCATTCTGGAGCTCGGAGTTTGCCTACATCGCCTTAGATAAGCCAGGATCCAAGAGAGTATACATTGTGGAGCCAAGATTCCAGCCTAAGAATTACGTACCTCATCTTAAGGATAGTAACGGATTCTTGGGTTTAAAGTGGGGCCCTAAGAAAGATAATTAA
- the MNN11 gene encoding mannosyltransferase complex component (alpha-1,6-mannosyltransferase MNN11 (Mannan polymerase II complex MNN11 subunit) (M-Pol II subunit MNN11)~go_function transferase activity, transferring hexosyl groups~go_component integral to membrane), which translates to MLGATFKPSKYGKQPKAFLPLPATFGRIHTFHRRNLTVLTIIVVVIWLFFNPFSAVSGIFLSQEDHSYPPPHPLTTKQEIPSSSRYLYPNIEHAPLLKQMTVHQLIKESRVRDHNFPEVEKTVIRSLNMFDDPNPIIQKQKEDEENAVSDQAKAKNYFKNQDKIVYRPSSLKGYPEVVIVTAVDFEKYSVDDLTKIVQNRVNYAHQHNYGIYVRWYQEFLPILNSLSYLQIKERAKWVRLYATRAAMHAFPHAKWFWYLDQDGLIMDLTINIQEYILENDALNPIMQREIPIIPPDGTIKTYKNARADSIKLIITQSDSKIESNSFLVKNDHIGRAMLETWGDPLYLTYPNFGYGPDSALTHILQWHPFMLSKTTIIPARTIASAHSRAVNLDKIVDKFHYFPGDFVVQWSDCETLTSCSKILSQHFSKTDKPDVEAREKQAKAKAADEAKAREIALAKEKENAKAKGQAEAKEQPVAKQQPKKEQPKKEEPKKEEPKKEEPKKEEPKKEEPKKEEPKKEDLKKEEPKKEELKKGEPKKEDSKKEKPKANEQPKA; encoded by the coding sequence aTGCTAGGTGCCACATTCAAGCCCAGTAAATATGGCAAACAGCCAAAGGCATTTCTACCACTTCCAGCCACCTTTGGCCGTATTCACACCTTCCATCGTCGAAACTTGACGGTGCTAACTATTATAGTTGTAGTGATTTGGCTCTTTTTCAATCCGTTCCTGGCTGTTTCTGGTATCTTCTTGTCGCAGGAAGACCACTCCTACCCACCACCTCATCCCCTTACCACCAAACAAGAGATCCCGTCAAGCTCGCGATACTTGTACCCCAATATCGAGCATGCCCCTTTGTTGAAGCAGATGACGGTTCACCAGCTCATCAAAGAATCACGTGTGAGAGACCACAATTTTCCAGAGGTAGAAAAGACAGTGATTCGTTCGCTAAATATGTTTGACGACCCCAACCCCATCATCCAGAAGCagaaggaagacgaagagaACGCTGTCTCCGACCAGGCCAAGGCCAAAaactacttcaagaaccaGGACAAAATAGTTTATAGACCAAGCTCTCTCAAGGGGTACCCCGAAGTCGTCATTGTTACTGCAGTAGACTTCGAGAAGTACTCAGTAGACGATTTGACCAAGATCGTGCAAAACCGAGTCAATTATGCTCACCAACATAATTATGGTATCTATGTACGCTGGTACCAGGAATTCTTACCTATCTTGAACTCGCTTAGTTATTTGCAGATCAAAGAAAGGGCCAAATGGGTTCGTTTGTATGCTACCAGAGCCGCAATGCACGCTTTCCCGCATGCGAAGTGGTTCTGGTATCTAGACCAGGATGGATTAATCATGGATTTGACCATCAACATCCAGGAGTACATCTTGGAAAACGATGCCTTGAATCCGATTATGCAAAGGGAGATACCTATAATACCTCCTGATGGCACAATTAAAACGTATAAGAACGCCAGAGCTGACTCCATCAAATTGATTATAACTCAGTCTGACTCTAAAATAGAATCTAATTCGTTTTTGGTCAAGAACGACCATATAGGTAGGGCCATGTTGGAAACTTGGGGAGACCCATTGTATTTGACCTATCCTAACTTTGGGTATGGACCCGATTCTGCATTAACGCACATTCTTCAATGGCATCCGTTTATGTTGAGTAAGACGACAATTATTCCAGCTAGAACAATTGCTTCAGCCCATTCTCGTGCCGTCAACCTTGATAAAATAGTAGACaaatttcactattttcCAGGTGATTTTGTAGTGCAGTGGTCTGACTGCGAgactttgacttcttgttcGAAGATCTTAAGTCAGCACTTCTCGAAGACGGACAAGCCTGATGTGGAAGCTAGGGAAAAGCAGGCCAAAGCAAAGGCTGCCGATGAAGCTAAAGCCAGAGAGATAGCGCTAGCtaaagagaaagaaaatgcTAAGGCCAAAGGTCAAGCTGAAGCAAAGGAACAGCCCGTAGCAAAGCAGCAACCAAAGAAGGAGCaaccaaagaaggaagaaccaaagaaggaagaaccaaagaaggaagaaccaaagaaggaagaacccaagaaggaagagcccaagaaggaagagcccaagaaggaagatcttaagaaggaagagcctaagaaggaagagttgaagaaaggaGAGCCGAAGAAGGAAGActcaaagaaggaaaagcCAAAAGCAAACGAGCAACCTAAGGCTTAG
- a CDS encoding predicted protein: protein ISTIDIVGNKFFYNDTGEQFFLKGIAYQRSRREGEDFDRSKEVPYIDSLANITTCLRDLPLLVELGVNVIRVYQIDPNADHDICMNALASKGIYVLADMAESEMSIVRNNPNWDTTLYTRYTSVVDALHKYNNLLGLIAGNEVTNTKYNTDASPFVRAAIRDVRKYIKNSGYRKIPLGYASNDDPEIRKSLSNYFVCEDPATRCSTADFFGLNTYEWCGYSTYATSGYRDLTIEYSKFPVPIFFSEFGCNAVSPRPFTEVEALYGSTMAKVWSGGIVYEYFQEVNNYGVVKENDDGSVAKLEDFEFLKQRYNSVIPQGITAAEESAREIPKLNCSGQNDIWKANTSLPLIPSSGKCDCIYESFKCTANPANLDNDLLKEICSNIDCSEISANGTTGVYGPYSDCSLQQKLSYVLNKQYIEGGNKTELCDYDGK, encoded by the coding sequence ATCAGTACTATAGATATTGTGGgaaacaagttcttctacAATGATACAGGAGAACAATTCTTCCTCAAGGGCATTGCCTATCAAAGATCCAGAAGAGAAGGGGAGGACTTTGATAGAAGTAAAGAAGTTCCCTACATTGACTCTTTAGCCAATATTACTACTTGTTTAAGGGATTTGCCTCTTTTAGTTGAACTTGGCGTCAACGTTATCAGAGTTTACCAGATTGATCCAAATGCTGACCACGACATTTGTATGAATGCTTTGGCAAGTAAGGGAATCTACGTCTTGGCTGATATGGCAGAATCTGAAATGTCTATTGTCAGAAACAACCCAAATTGGGATACTACTCTCTATACACGTTATACTTCTGTTGTCGATGCTTTGCACaaatacaacaacttgttgggATTGATTGCTGGTAACGAAGTCACCAACACAAAGTACAATACCGATGCTTCTCCCTTTGTGAGAGCTGCAATCAGGGATGTCAGGAAGTACATTAAGAACAGCGGCTACAGAAAGATTCCTCTTGGTTATGCTTCTAACGACGATCCCGAGATTAGAAAACTGCTTTCCAATTACTTTGTCTGTGAAGACCCAGCTACGAGATGTAGCACTGCTGACTTTTTTGGGCTTAACACTTATGAATGGTGTGGCTACTCCACTTACGCCACTTCTGGCTATCGTGATCTCACCATTGAATATTCCAAGTTTCCAGTTCCAATTTTCTTTAGTGAGTTCGGCTGTAATGCTGTGTCTCCGCGTCCCTTtacagaagttgaagctcTCTACGGAAGTACAATGGCAAAGGTATGGTCTGGAGGAATTGTTTATGAATactttcaagaagttaaCAACTACGGTGTGGTCAAGgaaaatgatgatggttcagttgccaaattggaagactttGAGTTTCTTAAGCAGAGATATAATAGTGTGATTCCTCAAGGCATAACCGCTGCTGAAGAATCGGCAAGAGAAATTCCAAAACTCAATTGTCTGGGACAAAATGACATTTGGAAAGCAAACACCAGTCTTCCTCTAATACCCAGTAGTGGCAAGTGTGATTGTATCTATGAACTGTTCAAGTGTACCGCTAATCCTGCCAATCTTgacaacgacttgttgaaggagaTATGTTCCAATATTGACTGCTCTGAAATTAGTGCCAATGGAACTACAGGCGTCTATGGTCCTTATTCTGATTGCCTGCTCCAACAGAAACTTTCCTATGTTTTGAACAAACAATACATTGAAGGAGGAAACAAGACAGAATTGTGCGATTATGATGGAAAA
- a CDS encoding predicted protein (go_function GTP binding) — protein MGLLTIIKKQKIKDNEIRVLTLGLDNSGKTTIIKNILGEDTSTISPTMGFQINTFTHNGVTLNVWDIGGQTTIRSFWGNYFEKTNVVLWVVDTLSLERLKESYEELREKVILQDRLEGVYLIVLINKIDSVADRSSLGSIKNTVEKTLDLKAQIPQTDKWDVQLVSGKTGEGLDGVLDWITSREY, from the coding sequence ATGGGACTTCTTACTATcatcaagaaacagaagatcAAAGACAACGAGATCAGAGTCCTCACTCTAGGTCTAGACAACTCGGGCAAGACTACTAtaatcaagaatatccTAGGAGAGGATACCAGCACCATATCGCCGACTATGGGGTTCCAGATCAATACATTCACTCATAACGGTGTCACACTCAATGTGTGGGATATAGGAGGGCAGACGACAATACGAAGTTTCTGGGGTAATTACTTCGAGAAAACAAATGTAGTTCTATGGGTAGTGGACACTTTGAGTTTAGAAAGGTTGAAAGAGTCCTACGAAGAATTGAGAGAGAAGGTGATTCTACAAGATCGGCTAGAAGGCGTATACTTAATAGTGCTCATTAACAAGATTGATCTGGTGGCAGACAGAAGTCTGTTGGGGTCTATCAAAAACACAGTGGAGAAGACATTGGACTTGAAAGCGCAGATTCCTCAGACTGATAAATGGGATGTTCAGCTTGTTAGCGGGAAGACAGGTGAAGGTTTGGATGGTGTTCTTGACTGGATCACCTCAAGAGaatactga